The Spirochaeta cellobiosiphila DSM 17781 genome contains the following window.
TCTCCTAAGTTAAGATGATATTTAATGACCACTTCTTCCAGTGTCAAATAACCATTAGCTTGCCAAGTCATCCAATTCAAATTAAGCATATCCAACATCAAAGATTCAGGTAATTCTGTAACATCAGTAATTCCTTGCCATGTTTCATATCCTAATGTGGACCAATAGGGATCACGGCTATTAGCTGTGTCTGTGTTAACAGGAGCTTTTTCTATAACGATATCTCCAGGATTTATAGGTTCTTCTGTTTGTACGATATCTTCTACACTGGGAGAGGGTTCTTCTTTTGTCTGATCTGCCTCAGCTTTCTGAGGACATCCTAATAGTAGGAGACTCAGTAGGGCTAATAATAATGTTAGTAGTAATTTTCTTTGATTCATATTTCCTTCACTCCGATTCGTTATAGCTAGACATTTTAATGATGATTTCATTGGTTATTCCCGTTGTAACTTTAGTTTTACCTTGGACTATTTCAAGATCGCTAACTTCAATAGTTTTTGTTGTCTCTTCTTCACTTTCTGTTGTGTTCTCTTCATTAGCCATGACTATTCCTCTTCTTCTGGATCTATATGATATTGGCCTGGTATTAAGTCTTCTAGTTCTAAGACTCCATCGTCGTCAGTTGTACCTGTTATCTCATCACCTGAATCATGTATTAGTTTGATGGACAGATTACTAAGGGGATTATCAAATTGGTTAGTGAATACCATTTTGATTTTATCACCCATTTCAACTGTGTCACTAGCGATTCTTTCACACTTAAAACACTTAGCTGTAAAGATAAACTTAGGCTTCTCGGTCAAAGGATTTTGAGGATCTGCTTGGAAGGAATAAATCCACTTCGCTTCTGCTTGTCCCCCTTCTACGCGAGCCCAGACTTTCTTTTCTGGAGAATCAGTTTCCTGATCAGCATTTTGATCCCAGATGGTAAAGTGAACCACACTCATATCAGGAACGTTACTGGTGGAGACACTCATAGTCACTTCTTCCCCTATAAGGGCGGAAGTGACGCTCCAGGAAGGACTGGATAGGCTTCTTTCTTGTCGAGAGGCTTCTGCCGCCTCTTTGCTGGCGATAGGGTTCTCCACATTAAAGATCGTCCCGCCATCCTGTTTGAACTGATCTGGATCCATACCCGGGAGCATAATAGGCAGGGGGACTGCCGCTCCTGCAGCTACTATGGTACAGGTCTCCTGATCTTGGGGATCGCTACAGGTTTTCACCATAGAACCTAAGCAGGCGGCTTCTTTACCATTGATAAGAACCTTGGTAGATGTTCCTGAGGAGACAACCCCTTCATTACTGGGA
Protein-coding sequences here:
- a CDS encoding PAAR domain-containing protein is translated as TLLQCNSSLTIGTGDALSIESSSGMDIVASGDAVLEGSKIDLKGSGGVTAEMKQIAKENDQVLGIDFHDIQVPSPSGLTLVPMIPHPYLGKLVDGLSQDVMISGSPAATKDSTSMFDTPGHIPMPPGVQFKKNPSNEGVVSSGTSTKVLINGKEAACLGSMVKTCSDPQDQETCTIVAAGAAVPLPIMLPGMDPDQFKQDGGTIFNVENPIASKEAAEASRQERSLSSPSWSVTSALIGEEVTMSVSTSNVPDMSVVHFTIWDQNADQETDSPEKKVWARVEGGQAEAKWIYSFQADPQNPLTEKPKFIFTAKCFKCERIASDTVEMGDKIKMVFTNQFDNPLSNLSIKLIHDSGDEITGTTDDDGVLELEDLIPGQYHIDPEEEE